A region of Culicoides brevitarsis isolate CSIRO-B50_1 chromosome 1, AGI_CSIRO_Cbre_v1, whole genome shotgun sequence DNA encodes the following proteins:
- the LOC134826955 gene encoding disheveled-associated activator of morphogenesis 1 isoform X2 has product MCTKTQFNILMDKINSGLPSCPISLESLRSRLPDISSWTLANIFKDTSEPSEATINSYNKNIQTVCGLIENSCELTENSIHINGTVHNITAAPGVVPIYKIPPKNLAAKAKTNSGKKMPAFRGRRGWCGCLKDDEPPEICVVEGVFSLQTLTPTQTMPAIDELDLKFAELVEELDLTAPNKAAMLSLPPQKKWQIYCSRKTSTDDVDAQGHAIPSSAPPTPESYVEQLKQLLSQMKFLPEDSPMHEYKPKIESQITLIDALKTALRTSAHSFVIRFIEFQGLPVLLDILQCLDIRVASSPLHTSLIGCIKALMNNSTGRSHVLSHPTSIDTIARSLAADNIKTKIAALEILGAVCLVPGGHKKVLTAMLNYQEFAGERARFQSIVNDLDRSTGAYRDDVNLKTAIMSFINAVLNYGPGQENLEFRLHLRYEFLMLGIQPVIDKLRKHENETLDRHLDFFEMVRNDDERELARKFNDEHVDTKSASTMFDLLRRKISYSSAYPHLLSLLQHMLLLPATGNNTQHWLMFDRVVQQIVLQQVPGSRPSSGVDPDQQQPTNDEIVDPDVAPVTIDVKKIVKLLVKEEELVTARNRAEDLEKENVEMTARLAKKEQELDLRLQEKEDLETSLDRMRERLEKESANHSAAVQRAQQAELRVEDLQHKFQTEQQERLRLERLVTEGSIPDDQKVSSLGINGATSPIPPPPPMTMKSPPAPPPAPPMFCPVPPPPPKAPAMPTAMKANSAQLSAPKTEAPKKNVPQPSNPLKSFNWSKLPDTKLQGTIWTELDESKLYNTIDLENIDKLFSAYQKNGVANDGSIEDLTKFGKQKSKIISVIDGRRAQNCTILLSKLKMSDEEISRAILSMDSNEQLPIDMVEQLLKFTPTAEERAMLDEHSEDIDALARADRFLYEISKIPHYEQRLRSLHYKKRFSIAVNDLLPKIASVMEASREVARSRRLKKLLEVVLAVGNYMNRGARGNASGFRLASLNRLADTKSSSAKGTTLLHYLVQIVDTKFKDTLKLEDDLPHVREASKVSVAEMEKDMSFLRAGLADVAREMEFHRSSGNTQPGDRFLPVMREFHASASVRFSELEDKYQDMKTRFDRAIRLFGEDSSVVQPDEFFGIFDNFLTSFMEAKHDNENFKKRQEEEEKRAKQEAELKKRTIERKSKDGLLSSIGNKLGLKGNDSKQQQQDNNKGILRQRNSIH; this is encoded by the exons ggACTTCCATCATGTCCAATCTCGTTAGAGTCGCTCCGTTCACGCCTACCAGACATCAGTAGTTGGACTCTCGCCAACATTTTCAAAGATACGTCAGAGCCATCGGAAGCCACGATCAATAGTTACAACAAGAATATCCAGACAGTTTGTGGTCTCATCGAAAATAGCTGCGAACTAACGGAAAACAGTATTCACATTAACGGTACTGTACACAATATAACAGCTGCACCTGGTGTAGTGCCAATTTATAAGATACCACCAAAGAATTTGGCTGCCAAAGCCAAGACAAATTCCGGCAAAAAGATGCCTGCATTTAGGGGACGAAGGGGATGGTGTGGATGTttgaag GATGACGAACCACCGGAGATTTGCGTCGTCGAGGGAGTCTTTTCGCTCCAAACTCTCACACCCACACAAACGATGCCCGCCATCGACGAACTTGACCTCAAATTCGCCGAACTCGTTGAGGAACTTGACCTCACTGCTCCCAACAAAGCTGCCATGCTGAGTTTACCGCCGCagaaaaaatggcaaatttaCTGCTCGCGAAAGACCTCCACGGATGACGTTGATGCCCAAGGTCATGCAATTCCCTCTTCAGCACCGCCAACACCCGAAAGTTACGTCGAACAACTAAAGCAACTTTTGTCACAGATGAAATTTCTGCCCGAAGATTCGCCGATGCACGAATACAAGCCAAAAATCGAATCGCAAATTACGCTGATTGACGCGCTAAAAACAGCTCTTCGCACCTCGGCGCACAGTTTTGTGATACGTTTCATCGAATTTCAAGGTCTACCCGTGTTACTTGACATTTTGCAGTGTCTCGATATCAGAGTAGCAAGTAGCCCGTTGCACACAAGTCTCATTGGATGCATCAAAGCTCTCATGAACAACTCGACAGGGCGAAGTCATGTGTTGTCCCATCCCACGAGTATCGACACAATTGCAAGATCTTTGGCTGCCGACAacataaaaaccaaaattgcCGCCTTGGAAATCCTGGGAGCAGTTTGTCTCGTGCCGGGCGGGCACAAAAAAGTCCTCACTGCGATGCTAAATTATCAGGAATTCGCAGGGGAAAGGGCGAGATTCCAAAGTATCGTCAATGATTTGGATCGTTCGACAGGCGCTTATCGTGATGACGTCAATTTAAAGACAGCGATCATGTCTTTCATCAATGCCGTGCTGAATTACGGGCCTGGACAAGAAAATCTCGAGTTTCGTTTGCACTTGCGATACGAATTTTTGATGTTAGGTATTCAACCGGTGATTGACAAATTACGAAAACACGAAAATGAGACGCTAGATCGGCATTTGGACTTTTTCGAGATGGTTCGAAATGACGATGAACGTGAATTGGCGCGAAAATTCAACGACGAACATGTCGATACGAAAAGTGCGTCGACGATGTTTGACTTGTTACGTCGCAAAATCAGCTATTCGAGTGCGTATCCGCATTTATTGTCGCTTTTGCAGCACATGTTGTTACTTCCAGCGACGGGAAACAACACGCAACACTGGCTAATGTTCGATAGGGTCGTCCAACAAATCGTCCTTCAACAAGTCCCGGGTTCTCGTCCTTCGAGCGGTGTCGATCCCGATCAACAACAACCCACAAACGACGAAATTGTCGATCCAGATGTCGCCCCTGTCACAATTGACgtcaaaaaaatcgtaaaactcCTCGTGAAGGAAGAAGAACTTGTCACCGCACGAAATCGCGCCGAAGATCtcgaaaaagaaaatgtcGAGATGACAGCGCGTCTCGCGAAAAAGGAGCAAGAACTCGATTTGCGACTTCAGGAGAAGGAAGATCTCGAAACAAGTCTCGATCGGATGCGTGAACGTCTTGAAAAGGAAAGTGCGAATCATTCGGCGGCAGTGCAGAGGGCGCAACAAGCGGAATTACGTGTCGAAGATTTGCAACACAAATTCCAAACGGAGCAGCAAGAACGATTGCGACTCGAACGACTTGTTACAGAAGGCAGTATTCCCGACGACCAAAAAGTCTCGAGTCTCGGCATCAATGGAGCAACTAGTCCAATTCCGCCGCCGCCCCCAATGACGATGAAATCGCCGCCAGCTCCGCCCCCAGCACCGCCCATGTTTTGTCCTGTTCCTCCGCCGCCTCCCAAAGCTCCCGCAATGCCAACTGCGATGAAAGCAAATTCGGCACAACTTTCGGCGCCAAAAACGGAAGCTCCGAAGAAGAATGTGCCGCAACCTTCGAATCCCCTGAAGAGCTTCAATTGGTCAAAATTGCCAGATACAAAGTTGCAAGGAACAATTTGGACCGAGTTGGATGAGTCGAAGTTGTATAACACGATTGACTTGGAAAATATCGATAAATTGTTTTCGGCTTATCAGAAGAATGGAGTtgcg aatgaTGGATCAATTGAAGATTTGACGAAGTTTGGCAAGCAAAAATCTAAGATAATTTCAGTTATCGATGGACGACGTGCACAAAATTGTACTATTCTTTTGAGTAAACTCAAGATGTCGGATGAGGAAATTTcgag agcCATCCTCTCAATGGACTCAAACGAACAACTTCCCATCGATATGGTCGAGCAATTGCTGAAATTCACACCGACAGCTGAAGAACGTGCCATGCTGGATGAACATTCAGAAGATATTGATGCTCTTGCGCGTGCCGAcagatttttatatgaaatttcaaa aatcccTCATTACGAGCAACGTTTACGAAGTCTTCACTACAAAAAACGTTTCTCCATCGCCGTCAACGATTTGCTCCCAAAAATCGCGAGTGTCATGGAGGCATCGCGAGAAGTTGCCCGTTCGCGTCGCTTGAAGAAACTCTTGGAAGTCGTTTTGGCAGTTGGCAATTACATGAATCGCGGTGCTCGCGGAAATGCTTCAGGTTTCCGTCTTGCGTCTCTGAATCGTTTGGCTGACACGAAATCGAGTTCGGCAAAGGGAACGACTCTCTTGCATTATTTGGTGCAAATTGTCGACACGAAATTCAAGGACACGTTAAAACTGGAGGATGATTTGCCGCATGTGCGAGAAGCTTCGAAGGTTTCCGTGGCGGAAATGGAGAAAGATATGTCGTTTTTGCGCGCCGGCTTGGCTGATGTCGCACGCGAGATGGAATTCCATCGCAGTTCGGGAAATACGCAGCCTGGTGATAGATTTTTGCCTGTGATGAGAGAATTTCATGCATCGGCATCAGTTAGATTCTCAGAATTGGAGGACAAGTATCAAGATATGAAGACGAG atttgaTCGTGCAATTCGCTTATTTGGTGAAGATAGCTCCGTCGTTCAACCTGATGAGTTCTTTggaattttcgataatttcctTACATCGTTCATGGAAGCCAAACACGACAATGAAAACTTCAAGAAACGTCAAGAAGAGGAGGAAAAACGCGCAAAACAAGAAGcagag tTAAAGAAACGCACCATCGAGCGCAAATCAAAGGATGGTCTTCTCAGCAGCATCGGCAACAAGCTCGGCTTAAAGGGCAACGATTCAAAACAACAGCAGCAGGACAACAACAAAG GAATTTTAAGACAACGAAACTCGATACattaa
- the LOC134826934 gene encoding sialic acid synthase — MNFFNTYNDDKTCIGKKCFIIAEIGQNHQGCLKTAKEMIKKAKESGADCVKFQKSNLEAKFTQKALRQPYESANSFGKTYGEHKKYLEFTLDEYKELISCAKENEILFSASAMDEESYKDLRKLELPFIKIGSGDNNNWIMLEKIAEDEKMPLILSLGMMKADEVMKIQEIFKNRTNIGILHCVSSYPTKSEDVFLRFIEVFQNLFPKKVVGYSGHEKTPIVVSLGAAVMGAKIIERHFTLDKTLKGSDHSCSLDPKELSLLVKLIRKVEQKQLPESKDTESILEFTKNVILEAKEEHLLKDMEELRAALSKNVTLEDKKVFDCEMNCYNKLRKTLVYSRDIPAGKILQKSDFCIKVNTEFGVLTEKIDELIGKILVKNVSYEDSVQLSDFKS; from the exons atgaattttttcaatacttaCAACGACGACAAGACTTGTATCGGCAAAAAATGCTTCATAATTGCCGAAATTGGACAAAATCATCAAGGATGTTTGAAAACAGCGAaagaaatgatcaaaaaagccaaa gaaagCGGAGCTGATTGtgtaaaattccaaaaatccaatttagaagcaaaattcacacaaaaagcTCTTCGACAACCGTATGAAAGTGCAAATTCCTTCGGAAAAACTTACGGagagcacaaaaaatatttggaattcACACTTGACGAGTACaaagaattaatttcttgCGCCAAAGAGAATGAAATACTCTTCAGTGCGTCAGCGATGGATGAAGAATCTTACAAAGACCTCCGAAAACTTGAATTACCTTTCATTAAAATCGGTTCCGGTGACAACAATAATTGGATAATGCTGGAAAAGATTGCTGAAGACGAGAAAATGCCTCTTATTTTGTCGCTTGGAATGATGAAAGCTGATGaagtaatgaaaattcaagaaattttcaaaaataggaCGAACATTGGGATTTTACATTGTGTCTCGTCGTATCCAACAAAGAGTGAAGACgtatttttacgatttattgaagtttttcaaaatttatttccgaAAAAAGTCGTTGGATATTCAGGACATGAAAAAACTCCAATTGTTGTGAGTTTGGGAGCTGCTGTCATGGGAGCCAAAATCATTGAACGACATTTTACTTTGGATAAAACGTTGAAAGGAAGCG atcactCATGTTCGTTAGACCCAAAAGAATTGAGTTTACTCGTGAAACTCATCAGAAAAGTCGAACAAAAGCAACTTCCAGAGTCTAAAGACACAGAATCGATTTtggaattcacaaaaaatgtaattctCGAAGCAAAAGAGGAACATTTACTAAAGGACATGGAAGAGCTCAGAGCTGCCTTGAGTAAAAACGTGACTTTAgaagacaaaaaagtttttgactgTGAAATGAATTGTTATAATAAGCTCAGGAAGACATTAGTGTACAGTAGAGACATTCCAgcaggaaaaattttgcaaaaatcagatttttgtataaaagttAACACGGAATTTGGAGTTCTAACGGAAAAAATTGACGAGTtaataggaaaaattttagttaaaaatgtttcttatGAAGACTCTGTTCAATTAAGTGATTTTAAatcctaa
- the LOC134838083 gene encoding dual specificity mitogen-activated protein kinase kinase dSOR1 translates to MRKMSKNKLNLTLPPTTANADGTPLQPNTPTPGSLRTPSGTDRHNLLGKPKNSIEALADTLDKLEIDEDARKRLKAFLSQKEKIGELNDDDLEKLGELGSGNGGVVMKVRHIPTQLIMARKLIHLEVKPAIKKQIILELKVLHECNFPHIVGFYGAFYSDGEISICMEYMDGGSLDLILKRAGRIPEPILGKITDAVLKGLNYLRDKHSIMHRDVKPSNILVNSSGEIKICDFGVSGQLIDSMANSFVGTRSYMSPERLQGTHYSVQSDIWSLGLSLVEMAIGMYPIPPPNSDTLDRIFSEHSGDTSPGQASAEPRPMAIFELLDYIVNEPPPKLEHKIFSAEFKDFVDQCLKKIPEERADLKTLMNHPWITKAASAEVDIAGWVCKTMDLAPSTPKRNASPFSN, encoded by the exons ATgagaaaaatgtcgaaaaacaaattaaatttgacattGCCGCCCACTACGGCAAACGCTGACGGCACTCCCTTGCAACCAAACACTCCAACTCCGGGCAGTCTTCGCACGCCATCCGGCACGGATCGTCACAACTTGCTGGGCAAACCGAAAAACAGCATCGAAGCGCTCGCCGACACACTGGACAAGCTCGAAATCGACGAAGATGCCCGCAAACGACTGAAAGCCTTCCTGAgtcaaaaagagaaaatcgGCGAACTGAATGACGACGACTTGGAAAAACTCGGCGAACTGGGATCCGGCAACGGAGGCGTCGTTATGAAAGTTCGTCACATTCCGACACAACTGATCATGGCACGGAAACTTATTCACCTCGAAGTGAAGCCAGCGATAAAGAAACAGATCATTTTGGAGCTGAAAGTGCTTCACGAATGCAATTTTCCGCACATTGTCGGTTTCTATGGCGCCTTTTACAGCGACGGCGAAATTAGTATCTGCATGGAGTACATGGACGGTGGTTCGTTGGATCTCATTTTGAAGCGTGCCGGGCGAATTCCCGAACCAATTTTGGGCAAAATCACCGATGCCGTACTTAAGGGGCTGAATTACTTGCGCGACAAACACTCCATTATGCATCGCGACGTCAAACCGAGCAACATTCTAGTTAACAGCAGTggcgagataaaaatttgtgattttggcGTGTCGGGACAGCTAATTGACTCGATGGCAAATTCTTTTGTGGGTACCAGGAGTTACATGTCGCCCGAGCGATTGCAAGGCACGCATTATAGCGTTCAGTCGGATATTTGGTCGCTCGGTTTGAGTTTGGTTGAGATGGCGATTGGGATGTATCCGATTCCGCCGCCAAATTCTGACACTCTGGATCGGATATTTTCGGAGCATTCGGGAGATACGTCGCCGGGACAAGCATCTGCGGAACCAAGACCCATGGCGATATTTGAATTGTTGGATTACATTGTGAACGAGCCGCCGCCAAAGTTGGAACATAAGATTTTCTCGGCGGAGTTTAAGGATTTTGTGGATCAGTGCTTGAAGAAAATTCCTGAAGAAAGAGCGGATTTAAAAACGTTAATg aaccaTCCATGGATAACCAAAGCCGCATCAGCTGAAGTCGACATCGCTGGTTGGGTATGCAAAACAATGGATTTGGCGCCATCGACACCCAAACGAAACGCCTCTCCATTTTCcaactaa
- the LOC134826955 gene encoding disheveled-associated activator of morphogenesis 1 isoform X1: protein MCTKTQFNILMDKINSGLPSCPISLESLRSRLPDISSWTLANIFKDTSEPSEATINSYNKNIQTVCGLIENSCELTENSIHINGTVHNITAAPGVVPIYKIPPKNLAAKAKTNSGKKMPAFRGRRGWCGCLKDDEPPEICVVEGVFSLQTLTPTQTMPAIDELDLKFAELVEELDLTAPNKAAMLSLPPQKKWQIYCSRKTSTDDVDAQGHAIPSSAPPTPESYVEQLKQLLSQMKFLPEDSPMHEYKPKIESQITLIDALKTALRTSAHSFVIRFIEFQGLPVLLDILQCLDIRVASSPLHTSLIGCIKALMNNSTGRSHVLSHPTSIDTIARSLAADNIKTKIAALEILGAVCLVPGGHKKVLTAMLNYQEFAGERARFQSIVNDLDRSTGAYRDDVNLKTAIMSFINAVLNYGPGQENLEFRLHLRYEFLMLGIQPVIDKLRKHENETLDRHLDFFEMVRNDDERELARKFNDEHVDTKSASTMFDLLRRKISYSSAYPHLLSLLQHMLLLPATGNNTQHWLMFDRVVQQIVLQQVPGSRPSSGVDPDQQQPTNDEIVDPDVAPVTIDVKKIVKLLVKEEELVTARNRAEDLEKENVEMTARLAKKEQELDLRLQEKEDLETSLDRMRERLEKESANHSAAVQRAQQAELRVEDLQHKFQTEQQERLRLERLVTEGSIPDDQKVSSLGINGATSPIPPPPPMTMKSPPAPPPAPPMFCPVPPPPPKAPAMPTAMKANSAQLSAPKTEAPKKNVPQPSNPLKSFNWSKLPDTKLQGTIWTELDESKLYNTIDLENIDKLFSAYQKNGVANDGSIEDLTKFGKQKSKIISVIDGRRAQNCTILLSKLKMSDEEISRAILSMDSNEQLPIDMVEQLLKFTPTAEERAMLDEHSEDIDALARADRFLYEISKIPHYEQRLRSLHYKKRFSIAVNDLLPKIASVMEASREVARSRRLKKLLEVVLAVGNYMNRGARGNASGFRLASLNRLADTKSSSAKGTTLLHYLVQIVDTKFKDTLKLEDDLPHVREASKVSVAEMEKDMSFLRAGLADVAREMEFHRSSGNTQPGDRFLPVMREFHASASVRFSELEDKYQDMKTRFDRAIRLFGEDSSVVQPDEFFGIFDNFLTSFMEAKHDNENFKKRQEEEEKRAKQEAELKKRTIERKSKDGLLSSIGNKLGLKGNDSKQQQQDNNKGEFDDLISALRTGDVFGEDMAKFKRSRKKGANGQNTSPPRTRNGVSREDSRERTGTPSRKNFKTTKLDTLSKQKKSLGTTCAQTKI from the exons ggACTTCCATCATGTCCAATCTCGTTAGAGTCGCTCCGTTCACGCCTACCAGACATCAGTAGTTGGACTCTCGCCAACATTTTCAAAGATACGTCAGAGCCATCGGAAGCCACGATCAATAGTTACAACAAGAATATCCAGACAGTTTGTGGTCTCATCGAAAATAGCTGCGAACTAACGGAAAACAGTATTCACATTAACGGTACTGTACACAATATAACAGCTGCACCTGGTGTAGTGCCAATTTATAAGATACCACCAAAGAATTTGGCTGCCAAAGCCAAGACAAATTCCGGCAAAAAGATGCCTGCATTTAGGGGACGAAGGGGATGGTGTGGATGTttgaag GATGACGAACCACCGGAGATTTGCGTCGTCGAGGGAGTCTTTTCGCTCCAAACTCTCACACCCACACAAACGATGCCCGCCATCGACGAACTTGACCTCAAATTCGCCGAACTCGTTGAGGAACTTGACCTCACTGCTCCCAACAAAGCTGCCATGCTGAGTTTACCGCCGCagaaaaaatggcaaatttaCTGCTCGCGAAAGACCTCCACGGATGACGTTGATGCCCAAGGTCATGCAATTCCCTCTTCAGCACCGCCAACACCCGAAAGTTACGTCGAACAACTAAAGCAACTTTTGTCACAGATGAAATTTCTGCCCGAAGATTCGCCGATGCACGAATACAAGCCAAAAATCGAATCGCAAATTACGCTGATTGACGCGCTAAAAACAGCTCTTCGCACCTCGGCGCACAGTTTTGTGATACGTTTCATCGAATTTCAAGGTCTACCCGTGTTACTTGACATTTTGCAGTGTCTCGATATCAGAGTAGCAAGTAGCCCGTTGCACACAAGTCTCATTGGATGCATCAAAGCTCTCATGAACAACTCGACAGGGCGAAGTCATGTGTTGTCCCATCCCACGAGTATCGACACAATTGCAAGATCTTTGGCTGCCGACAacataaaaaccaaaattgcCGCCTTGGAAATCCTGGGAGCAGTTTGTCTCGTGCCGGGCGGGCACAAAAAAGTCCTCACTGCGATGCTAAATTATCAGGAATTCGCAGGGGAAAGGGCGAGATTCCAAAGTATCGTCAATGATTTGGATCGTTCGACAGGCGCTTATCGTGATGACGTCAATTTAAAGACAGCGATCATGTCTTTCATCAATGCCGTGCTGAATTACGGGCCTGGACAAGAAAATCTCGAGTTTCGTTTGCACTTGCGATACGAATTTTTGATGTTAGGTATTCAACCGGTGATTGACAAATTACGAAAACACGAAAATGAGACGCTAGATCGGCATTTGGACTTTTTCGAGATGGTTCGAAATGACGATGAACGTGAATTGGCGCGAAAATTCAACGACGAACATGTCGATACGAAAAGTGCGTCGACGATGTTTGACTTGTTACGTCGCAAAATCAGCTATTCGAGTGCGTATCCGCATTTATTGTCGCTTTTGCAGCACATGTTGTTACTTCCAGCGACGGGAAACAACACGCAACACTGGCTAATGTTCGATAGGGTCGTCCAACAAATCGTCCTTCAACAAGTCCCGGGTTCTCGTCCTTCGAGCGGTGTCGATCCCGATCAACAACAACCCACAAACGACGAAATTGTCGATCCAGATGTCGCCCCTGTCACAATTGACgtcaaaaaaatcgtaaaactcCTCGTGAAGGAAGAAGAACTTGTCACCGCACGAAATCGCGCCGAAGATCtcgaaaaagaaaatgtcGAGATGACAGCGCGTCTCGCGAAAAAGGAGCAAGAACTCGATTTGCGACTTCAGGAGAAGGAAGATCTCGAAACAAGTCTCGATCGGATGCGTGAACGTCTTGAAAAGGAAAGTGCGAATCATTCGGCGGCAGTGCAGAGGGCGCAACAAGCGGAATTACGTGTCGAAGATTTGCAACACAAATTCCAAACGGAGCAGCAAGAACGATTGCGACTCGAACGACTTGTTACAGAAGGCAGTATTCCCGACGACCAAAAAGTCTCGAGTCTCGGCATCAATGGAGCAACTAGTCCAATTCCGCCGCCGCCCCCAATGACGATGAAATCGCCGCCAGCTCCGCCCCCAGCACCGCCCATGTTTTGTCCTGTTCCTCCGCCGCCTCCCAAAGCTCCCGCAATGCCAACTGCGATGAAAGCAAATTCGGCACAACTTTCGGCGCCAAAAACGGAAGCTCCGAAGAAGAATGTGCCGCAACCTTCGAATCCCCTGAAGAGCTTCAATTGGTCAAAATTGCCAGATACAAAGTTGCAAGGAACAATTTGGACCGAGTTGGATGAGTCGAAGTTGTATAACACGATTGACTTGGAAAATATCGATAAATTGTTTTCGGCTTATCAGAAGAATGGAGTtgcg aatgaTGGATCAATTGAAGATTTGACGAAGTTTGGCAAGCAAAAATCTAAGATAATTTCAGTTATCGATGGACGACGTGCACAAAATTGTACTATTCTTTTGAGTAAACTCAAGATGTCGGATGAGGAAATTTcgag agcCATCCTCTCAATGGACTCAAACGAACAACTTCCCATCGATATGGTCGAGCAATTGCTGAAATTCACACCGACAGCTGAAGAACGTGCCATGCTGGATGAACATTCAGAAGATATTGATGCTCTTGCGCGTGCCGAcagatttttatatgaaatttcaaa aatcccTCATTACGAGCAACGTTTACGAAGTCTTCACTACAAAAAACGTTTCTCCATCGCCGTCAACGATTTGCTCCCAAAAATCGCGAGTGTCATGGAGGCATCGCGAGAAGTTGCCCGTTCGCGTCGCTTGAAGAAACTCTTGGAAGTCGTTTTGGCAGTTGGCAATTACATGAATCGCGGTGCTCGCGGAAATGCTTCAGGTTTCCGTCTTGCGTCTCTGAATCGTTTGGCTGACACGAAATCGAGTTCGGCAAAGGGAACGACTCTCTTGCATTATTTGGTGCAAATTGTCGACACGAAATTCAAGGACACGTTAAAACTGGAGGATGATTTGCCGCATGTGCGAGAAGCTTCGAAGGTTTCCGTGGCGGAAATGGAGAAAGATATGTCGTTTTTGCGCGCCGGCTTGGCTGATGTCGCACGCGAGATGGAATTCCATCGCAGTTCGGGAAATACGCAGCCTGGTGATAGATTTTTGCCTGTGATGAGAGAATTTCATGCATCGGCATCAGTTAGATTCTCAGAATTGGAGGACAAGTATCAAGATATGAAGACGAG atttgaTCGTGCAATTCGCTTATTTGGTGAAGATAGCTCCGTCGTTCAACCTGATGAGTTCTTTggaattttcgataatttcctTACATCGTTCATGGAAGCCAAACACGACAATGAAAACTTCAAGAAACGTCAAGAAGAGGAGGAAAAACGCGCAAAACAAGAAGcagag tTAAAGAAACGCACCATCGAGCGCAAATCAAAGGATGGTCTTCTCAGCAGCATCGGCAACAAGCTCGGCTTAAAGGGCAACGATTCAAAACAACAGCAGCAGGACAACAACAAAGGCGAGTTTGACGACTTGATCTCTGCACTTCGTACGGGCGACGTGTTCGGCGAAGATATGGCCAAATTCAAGCGTTCCCGCAAAAAGGGCGCCAACGGTCAAAATACTTCGCCTCCGCGTACCCGAAACGGAGTCAGCAGAGAAGATAGTCGCGAACGCACCGGAACACCGAGTAGAAA GAATTTTAAGACAACGAAACTCGATACattaagcaaacaaaaaaaaagtcttggaACAACTTGTGCTCAAACCaaaatttag